From Nitrospirota bacterium, a single genomic window includes:
- a CDS encoding 3-isopropylmalate dehydrogenase, with the protein MSKTYNIAVIPGDGTGPEVIAEGVKVLNAVSEKSGFKLDLHYYDFGGDRYLRTGEVLPDSAVSDLRKHDAIYLGAIGHPDVKPGILEKGILLRLRFELDQYINLRPVKLYPGIECPLKDKGPEHIDFVVVRENTEGLYVGAGGVLKKGTPDEVSVQESINTRKGVERCIRYAFEYCKKRNKANKLTLCGKTNVLTFAFDLWERTFNEVAKEYPGIKNDYAHVDAITMWFVKNPEWFDVIVTDNMFGDIITDLGAMIQGGMGIAAGGNINPDPGGVSMFEPIGGSAPKYKGQNIINPLAAICAGGLMLESLGETASGKAIEEAVMKVTANDIKSLAAGRMGYSTTEVGDLVVKNLK; encoded by the coding sequence ATGTCCAAGACTTATAACATTGCAGTTATTCCCGGTGACGGGACAGGTCCTGAGGTCATTGCTGAAGGGGTAAAGGTTCTTAATGCAGTATCTGAGAAGTCAGGCTTCAAGCTTGACCTTCACTATTATGATTTCGGCGGGGATAGATACCTCAGGACAGGTGAAGTGCTCCCGGACAGCGCGGTTTCTGACCTGAGAAAACATGACGCAATATATCTCGGAGCCATTGGCCATCCTGATGTTAAACCGGGAATACTTGAAAAAGGCATACTACTGAGGCTCCGCTTTGAGCTTGACCAGTACATAAACCTGAGGCCTGTAAAACTCTATCCCGGCATAGAATGCCCGCTTAAGGATAAGGGGCCTGAGCATATAGACTTTGTCGTTGTGAGAGAAAACACAGAAGGGCTTTATGTAGGCGCCGGAGGCGTTTTGAAAAAAGGCACACCCGATGAGGTCTCTGTTCAGGAGTCTATCAACACCAGAAAGGGCGTCGAGCGCTGTATCCGCTATGCGTTTGAATATTGCAAGAAGAGGAACAAGGCTAACAAGCTCACACTATGCGGAAAGACCAATGTTCTGACATTTGCGTTTGACCTTTGGGAAAGGACGTTTAACGAAGTTGCCAAGGAATATCCCGGCATTAAAAATGATTACGCACATGTTGACGCCATCACCATGTGGTTTGTAAAGAACCCGGAATGGTTCGATGTGATCGTGACAGACAATATGTTCGGCGACATAATCACTGACCTCGGCGCTATGATACAGGGCGGAATGGGAATAGCGGCAGGCGGGAATATAAATCCTGATCCCGGCGGGGTTTCGATGTTTGAACCTATCGGCGGTTCCGCTCCAAAATACAAAGGGCAGAATATCATCAATCCTCTCGCAGCAATATGCGCAGGCGGGCTGATGCTTGAGAGTTTAGGTGAAACAGCAAGCGGCAAAGCTATTGAAGAGGCTGTCATGAAGGTCACTGCAAATGACATTAAGAGCCTTGCAGCAGGCAGGATGGGATACAGTACCACTGAAGTCGGTGATTTGGTGGTGAAGAATTTAAAATAA